The stretch of DNA CGTAGAACCCCGAGGCGGTGACGTAAACGTCGCCTTCTTCCTGTGTCGTGGTTTTTTTCTTTGGCATAGTCTATCCGAATCCCGGGATCTCGTCCCATTCCGTGCTGCCGAACGACGGCGCGGGGTCTCCGAGGGCTTCCTCGAGGGAGGGGCCGTCGCCGCGCACGAACCCCCCGAGCGTGAGATCGGAGAAAGATCCGCTCAGGGTATCGACGATATCGTCGTGCTTCCCGGTAGGAAACGCGGAAACTTCATCGAGGAAAGCGGCGTTCCAGGACCCCCGTACGATCTTCACGTTGCCGGCTTCTGCCGCCGCGCTGACGGGGCGGGCCCGCTCCACTTTCGATCCTGTCGAGGGAACGCCCTTGAAGGCATACCCCCGGAGGACGTAGCGGGCATAGTGGTCGATGATGCCCTTCCCCGAGGAGCCCGGTTCCTGCTCCATGCGGATCGATGTGTCGGGACCATCCAGATCGGCGGTCTGCCGGATGAGCGCCTCCACGCCCGCTGGATTCTCCTGCGTGCGGCGGACATCGATGACGTAGAAGGCCCCGTCCTTCTCCCCGAGGAGGAGCCCGCAGGTGTAGTCTCCGCCCTTTGCCGTGGCGGCGATATCCCAGCGGCGCACCCTGTTGCAGTCCGAAGGGTAGGCGCCTACGATCTCGAACCAGTGCCGTTTGAAGAGCCCGCCTTCCGACGGGGCCGGGCGCTGCTGGTAGAGTGCCGCCCAGAAATACGAGCCCAGCGTGCGCCGGACCTTCTCCAGCTCCGGCAGGGAGAAGCGATCGGGCCAGAGGGGGTCGCCCGCCGAGCGGCCCAGCGGATCGCCTTCTTCGGCAAGCGCGGGGAAATTGATGATCGCCCATTGATCTCCCCCTTGCCGCATGTCTTCCAGGAGCCGTCCGCCGAGGTCGTCTTCGTGCCAGCGGGTCATGATCAGGATGATCGCGCCGCCAGGCTCCAGCCG from bacterium encodes:
- the terL gene encoding phage terminase large subunit, encoding MTEKSALHSLVSPATFAVKASKGRWLCAKHLDYLNNRLLEVAAGRLKRLMVFLPPRHGKSEFISKYFAAWYLGTFPDRKIILTSYEADFAAQWGRRARELIEEHGGLSFLERVEVSSDSSAASRWDIKGHAGGMVTAGVGGPITGKGANLILIDDPVKNAEQAASETYREKTWEWYRSTLYTRLEPGGAIILIMTRWHEDDLGGRLLEDMRQGGDQWAIINFPALAEEGDPLGRSAGDPLWPDRFSLPELEKVRRTLGSYFWAALYQQRPAPSEGGLFKRHWFEIVGAYPSDCNRVRRWDIAATAKGGDYTCGLLLGEKDGAFYVIDVRRTQENPAGVEALIRQTADLDGPDTSIRMEQEPGSSGKGIIDHYARYVLRGYAFKGVPSTGSKVERARPVSAAAEAGNVKIVRGSWNAAFLDEVSAFPTGKHDDIVDTLSGSFSDLTLGGFVRGDGPSLEEALGDPAPSFGSTEWDEIPGFG